Proteins co-encoded in one Saprospira grandis genomic window:
- the gyrB gene encoding DNA topoisomerase (ATP-hydrolyzing) subunit B gives MEENKNNLDQQQPEVQNADYGADNIQALEGLEAVRMRPGMYIGSTDSKGLHHLVWEVLDNSIDEHLAGYCDEVTITVHPNNSVSVFDNGRGIPVGMHQKLQKSALEVVMTVLHAGGKFDKKTYQVSGGLHGVGVSCVNALSSFLKAEVHREGQVYVQEYSCGIPQTEVTVIGQTDRTGTKVTFLPDASIFSATNYIYENLAKRLRELAYLNKGLRLIIIDERKLEEDGSFKREEFFSEGGLKEFVQEMDNNNNRDILLPEPIHVMGEEEGVFVEVAFQYNNSYRENLRSFVNNINTIEGGTHVSGFRRAVGHELKKYGERTGLFAKAKATISSEDFREGLTAVVAVKVPNPQFKGQTKGELGNQEVNSIVSGAVRKAFALYLEENPSTAKLIIDKVVLAARARTAARKAREMVQRKNVLTGSGLPGKLADCSSRDASLSEIFLVEGDSAGGTAKQGRSREFQAILPLRGKILNVEKAMEHKIYENEEIKNIFTALGVRIAEKDGDRYLDTEKLRYHKIVIMCDADVDGSHIVTLILTFFFRYMRPLVENGYVYIAAPPLYLVKKGKKQVYCWDEAQRQMAVAELGGQGVGVQRYKGLGEMNAEQLWETTMNPETRTLRQVQIEDAEMADDTFSMLMGDAVPPRRKFIEENAKYANVDA, from the coding sequence ATGGAAGAAAATAAAAACAACTTAGATCAACAACAGCCCGAGGTTCAGAATGCGGACTATGGCGCCGATAATATTCAGGCGCTGGAAGGCTTGGAGGCCGTGCGTATGCGGCCAGGTATGTATATTGGTAGCACAGATAGCAAAGGCCTTCATCATTTGGTATGGGAAGTCTTGGACAACTCGATTGATGAGCATTTGGCGGGTTATTGCGATGAGGTGACGATTACCGTGCACCCCAATAATTCGGTTAGTGTTTTTGATAATGGTCGGGGGATTCCCGTGGGCATGCATCAGAAGCTACAAAAATCTGCCTTGGAGGTGGTCATGACCGTCTTGCATGCTGGTGGAAAATTTGATAAAAAGACCTATCAGGTATCTGGTGGTTTGCATGGTGTGGGGGTTTCTTGTGTGAATGCCCTATCTAGCTTTTTGAAGGCGGAGGTGCATCGCGAGGGGCAGGTTTATGTGCAGGAATATAGCTGTGGGATTCCGCAAACCGAGGTAACTGTGATTGGGCAGACCGATCGAACGGGGACCAAAGTGACTTTTTTGCCTGATGCCAGTATTTTTTCGGCCACCAATTATATTTATGAAAACTTAGCCAAGCGCTTGCGGGAATTGGCCTATTTGAACAAAGGTTTGCGTTTGATCATCATTGATGAGCGCAAATTGGAGGAAGATGGCAGTTTCAAGCGGGAGGAATTCTTTTCTGAAGGAGGGCTTAAGGAGTTTGTTCAGGAAATGGACAACAATAACAACCGAGATATTTTGTTGCCCGAACCTATTCATGTGATGGGAGAAGAAGAGGGCGTATTTGTCGAGGTGGCTTTTCAGTACAACAACTCTTATCGGGAGAACCTTCGCTCTTTTGTCAATAATATCAATACGATTGAAGGCGGAACGCATGTTTCTGGATTCCGCAGAGCGGTGGGCCATGAGCTCAAGAAATATGGAGAGCGGACGGGCTTGTTTGCCAAGGCCAAGGCGACTATTTCTAGTGAAGATTTTCGAGAGGGCCTCACGGCTGTAGTGGCGGTAAAGGTGCCCAACCCGCAGTTTAAGGGACAAACCAAGGGCGAATTGGGCAACCAAGAGGTCAATTCTATTGTCTCGGGGGCGGTGCGTAAGGCCTTTGCTCTTTACTTGGAGGAAAATCCTTCTACGGCTAAGTTAATTATTGACAAGGTGGTTTTGGCCGCTCGTGCTCGTACAGCAGCTCGCAAGGCCAGAGAAATGGTACAGCGCAAAAACGTATTGACGGGTTCTGGTCTGCCAGGTAAACTGGCCGATTGTTCGTCTAGAGATGCTAGCCTTTCTGAAATCTTTTTGGTAGAGGGAGACTCGGCGGGTGGAACGGCCAAACAGGGTCGTAGCCGTGAGTTTCAGGCTATTTTACCTTTGCGGGGTAAGATCTTGAACGTAGAAAAGGCCATGGAGCATAAAATCTACGAGAATGAAGAGATCAAAAATATTTTTACGGCCCTAGGCGTACGCATAGCCGAAAAAGATGGCGATCGTTATCTGGATACCGAGAAATTGCGTTACCACAAAATCGTCATTATGTGTGATGCCGATGTAGATGGTAGCCATATCGTTACCTTGATTTTGACCTTCTTCTTCCGCTATATGCGCCCCTTGGTAGAGAACGGCTATGTTTATATTGCTGCGCCCCCCCTCTACTTGGTCAAGAAAGGCAAAAAACAAGTTTACTGCTGGGATGAGGCACAACGCCAAATGGCGGTAGCCGAATTAGGCGGACAGGGCGTTGGCGTACAGCGCTATAAGGGTTTGGGTGAAATGAATGCCGAGCAACTTTGGGAAACCACCATGAATCCCGAAACCCGCACCCTTCGTCAGGTACAGATTGAAGATGCCGAAATGGCCGATGACACCTTTAGTATGCTGATGGGAGATGCCGTGCCTCCTCGCCGTAAGTTTATTGAAGAAAATGCAAAATATGCTAATGTTGATGCCTAG